A DNA window from Nerophis lumbriciformis linkage group LG33, RoL_Nlum_v2.1, whole genome shotgun sequence contains the following coding sequences:
- the LOC140677501 gene encoding uncharacterized protein isoform X2, which translates to MCERTIAKYEEELCPTKEEKERQHQLLDAVFKKHQVVLHRTDVCEEQLLPEKQECSFRMVKEDPSKRKTRRHRPSGVSFSSLTQTLPCKKEEEDSLTPHFKEEEEEHSISQEGDHLEGLVEFPVISVIVKGEDDEVKGESEEKSSSSTQHMTTEADGDHCGGSQADKLLAPLSDSEDTTSHSPDTDDEDSKDDKTCHTDNTHFKCSHCDKTFKYHCYLKTHIRRHTGEKPFTCSVCGKGFVLSHNLKLHMRIHTGEKPCICSICGKGFVLNQNLKLHMRIHTGEKTFICSICGKGFTQSQSLKKHMILHTGEKSFMCLICGKGFVESRNLKVHMRTHTGEKPFICSICGKGFTKSQNLKRHTRTHTGEKSHSCSICNRSFCDRPNLVRHMKRHTGEKVLSCSVCGERFSYKYQCKKHKCAGENSSSK; encoded by the coding sequence acgtctgtgaagaacaacttctgcctgaaaaacaggagTGTAGCTTCAGGATGGTGAAGGAGGATCCATCAAAGAGGAAGACCAGGCGCCACAGACCCTCTGGTGTCTCTttttcctctttgacacagacccttccctgtaaaaaggaagaggaagactcactgaccccccactttaaagaggaagaggaggaacacagcatcagtcaggagggagatcatcttgaaggactggtggagttcccagtgatTAGTGTCATTGTGAagggtgaagatgatgaggtcaaaggtgaaagtgaggagaaaagcagcagctcaacacaacacatgacaacagaagctgatggagaccactgtggaggatcacaagcagacaagctcttagctccactatcagatagtgaggacacaacgtcacactctcctgacactgatgatgaagactctaaagatgataagacatgtcacactgacaacactcacttcaaatgttctcactgtgacaaaaccttcAAATACCATTGTTATCTGAAAACACACATAAGaagacacaccggagaaaaaccttttacctgctcagtgtgtggtaaaggttttgtacttAGTCATAATTTGAAATTACATATGAgaatacacacaggagaaaaaccttgtatctgttcaatctgtggtaaaggcttTGTACTTAATCAAAATTTGAAATTACATATGAgaatacacaccggagaaaaaacttttatctgttcaatatgtggtaaaggttttacacaaagtcagagtttgaaaaaacacatgatattacacactggagaaaaatctTTTATGTGTTtgatctgtggtaaaggttttgtagaaagtcgcaatttgaaagtacacatgagaacgcacactggtgaaaaaccttttatctgttcaatctgtggtaaaggttttacaaaaagtcagaatttgaaaagacacacaagaacacacactggtgaaaaatcacattcctgttcaatctgcaacAGAAGCTTTTGTGACCGACCAAACCTTGTAAGACACATGAaaagacacacaggagagaaagtgttgagttgcagtgtgtgtggtgaaagattctcttacaagtaccagtgtaagaaacacaagtgtgctggtgagaacagcagcagcaaatga
- the LOC140677501 gene encoding uncharacterized protein isoform X1: MCERTIAKYEEELCPTKEEKERQHQLLDAVFKKHQVVLHRTDIQQPPHIKEEDDDPQPPHIKEEKEEVWITQEEECLLGQEEADLSKFPLTVVSVKTEEHEDKPPESSQLHHSPNVCEEQLLPEKQECSFRMVKEDPSKRKTRRHRPSGVSFSSLTQTLPCKKEEEDSLTPHFKEEEEEHSISQEGDHLEGLVEFPVISVIVKGEDDEVKGESEEKSSSSTQHMTTEADGDHCGGSQADKLLAPLSDSEDTTSHSPDTDDEDSKDDKTCHTDNTHFKCSHCDKTFKYHCYLKTHIRRHTGEKPFTCSVCGKGFVLSHNLKLHMRIHTGEKPCICSICGKGFVLNQNLKLHMRIHTGEKTFICSICGKGFTQSQSLKKHMILHTGEKSFMCLICGKGFVESRNLKVHMRTHTGEKPFICSICGKGFTKSQNLKRHTRTHTGEKSHSCSICNRSFCDRPNLVRHMKRHTGEKVLSCSVCGERFSYKYQCKKHKCAGENSSSK, encoded by the exons acatccagcagccccctcacattaaagaggaagatgacgatccacagcccccccacattaaagaggaaaaggaggaagtgtggatcactcaggaggaagagtgtcttctagggcaggaggaggctgatctcagcaagtttccactgaccgttgtctctgtgaagactgaagagcatgaagacaaaccacctgagtcctcacagcttcatcacagtccaa acgtctgtgaagaacaacttctgcctgaaaaacaggagTGTAGCTTCAGGATGGTGAAGGAGGATCCATCAAAGAGGAAGACCAGGCGCCACAGACCCTCTGGTGTCTCTttttcctctttgacacagacccttccctgtaaaaaggaagaggaagactcactgaccccccactttaaagaggaagaggaggaacacagcatcagtcaggagggagatcatcttgaaggactggtggagttcccagtgatTAGTGTCATTGTGAagggtgaagatgatgaggtcaaaggtgaaagtgaggagaaaagcagcagctcaacacaacacatgacaacagaagctgatggagaccactgtggaggatcacaagcagacaagctcttagctccactatcagatagtgaggacacaacgtcacactctcctgacactgatgatgaagactctaaagatgataagacatgtcacactgacaacactcacttcaaatgttctcactgtgacaaaaccttcAAATACCATTGTTATCTGAAAACACACATAAGaagacacaccggagaaaaaccttttacctgctcagtgtgtggtaaaggttttgtacttAGTCATAATTTGAAATTACATATGAgaatacacacaggagaaaaaccttgtatctgttcaatctgtggtaaaggcttTGTACTTAATCAAAATTTGAAATTACATATGAgaatacacaccggagaaaaaacttttatctgttcaatatgtggtaaaggttttacacaaagtcagagtttgaaaaaacacatgatattacacactggagaaaaatctTTTATGTGTTtgatctgtggtaaaggttttgtagaaagtcgcaatttgaaagtacacatgagaacgcacactggtgaaaaaccttttatctgttcaatctgtggtaaaggttttacaaaaagtcagaatttgaaaagacacacaagaacacacactggtgaaaaatcacattcctgttcaatctgcaacAGAAGCTTTTGTGACCGACCAAACCTTGTAAGACACATGAaaagacacacaggagagaaagtgttgagttgcagtgtgtgtggtgaaagattctcttacaagtaccagtgtaagaaacacaagtgtgctggtgagaacagcagcagcaaatga